In Aedes albopictus strain Foshan chromosome 3, AalbF5, whole genome shotgun sequence, the genomic window taggggtatccagattatttcataataagattctccgcccaaaaattagtcgaaatccatacTTTCATAGTTTTTGGagaccgggaactatttttaaaaagcatttaaagtttgtatggggaaaatttttagtTCGGGTCAaattgtcattttatcgattgaactgtcattctatccacaaaacaaaacaaaagtattggaatccaataaaatcacgttatactcagaaaaataagatctttcgattaggctatagaaaataacattcactaaacaacccaattgtagtAACGTTAGTAAATATAAACTGGTTTGTAATAGTTTTGACCACTCTTTGGacattttttgtaggtattttaGCGATATTGGTCAATCTGAacatgaatttctttgaaatttcttagtataaaacatcaaatcaagatttctcggaattcctcctagggattattttaaaaatttgcccagaggtacAGAATGGCCACGGAATTCGtgccctgaacttagttttgatggacatttttattttataataacggtctgtgggggcaccgtgataGCTGCTGATCAGATCGGTGACAGCGAGCTTCAGCGCCTACTGCAATCTCCTTCATTGAAGTTTAAACAACGATCTGTTTCTTCATGTCACATTCTGGAGTTCGGGCGACTCGCCGTCTTGTGGCTGACCGGTTCATCTGGACTTCTATGAACAGGGACGTTGCGCGATTCATCAAATGTTGCGTCGACTGCCAACAATCGAAGATTCAACGCCACACTATGTCTCCAATATGCCGATTTGAACTACCAAAAAGCCGATTTCAGCATATTCACATGGATTTAGTGGGCCCGCTACCACCGTCTAATGGGTATCGATATCTGTTAACTATGGTTGACCGCTACACGCGCTGGCCTGAAGCTGTTCCTATTCCGGACATGAAAGCCGAGACTGTAGCACGAGCCTTCACTGCTACGTGGGTTGCGCGATTTGGAATCCCCCAAAAAGTCACAACGGACCAGGGTCGACAATTCGAGTCTGACCTTTTTCGAGAGTTGAACCATCTGCTGGGATCAGAGCATCTTCGTACCACTGCCTACCATCCTCAGGCCAACGGGTTGGTGGAGCGGTTCCACAGGACGCTGAAGACTGCTCTTATGTGTGCTGATTCGAAACATTGGGCAGATCGACTTCCGATGGTACTGCTCGGTATTCGAACTGCTCTCAAGGAAGATTTGGGATGTTCAGTAGCAGAACTCGTCTATGGGCAGCAGCTCAGTATTCCAGGTGAATTTTTCAATACCCCGAAGCAGGAAATACACCGCACCGAGTACGCTCAAGAACTCCATCGTATTTTTGACGACTTAAAGCCCAAGGATCCAATGCATCACGCTAAAGCCAACATTTTTGTTCAACAAGAGCTCAAGGATTGCCAGTATGTATACGTACGAATCGATATGGTCAAGAAACCTTTGCAGCGACCGTATGAAGGACCGTATAAAGTACTGGATCGCAGCGAGAAGTTTTTCGATCTGTTGATAAAGGGCAAGAAACAACGAGTTACAATCGACAGAATCAAACCTGCATTCGTCACACAGGAAGAAGTATCGGAACAGAAGACAACAGTAGTTACCCCATCTGGCCACCGCATCAGATTCCTGGTGTAACTGGAGGGGGCTCTGTGGTGCCATGTCGAAGCTATCGACTCGCCCCTCACCTGAGCTCAACACATACAAAACATTCTATACCGAACCGACACATCAGTCATAAATTGTCGTTCATTCGGAGAGACACGAATAAAGTTCATTGTTAAGTTTAGTAATTAATAATCGCGTTTTATTGATTTTATTTCTTCCGACGAGTTCGATGTCCACAGTCTAAATGCCGGCGGGTCTCCAGGTGATTTCCCTACCTTTggaaatagtaccaggctctgctgTTTCCAAACCTCTGGGGACATGGGGCATAACCTaggctaagggactttgctatcctcgcaagttcctcatcggtgaccctctcttcATCGCAAGGCCCCagttgtcctacgaaaggaggccaaggactaggatcatgacgcaggACGCAGAAAAGTCTCTCGATGGTCCCCTCAAACATCTCTCGACATACTACTCTTTCACCTCTTGTCTTGATCATCACGATACTGTGGGCATCactccacgggttcgcattggtaCTCTGAAGGATACCTTCAAAGTGGGCCTTATTGTTTGCACTTATCTCGGTCTCCAGGGCGACTTTTGCAGAtgcgaacaccacccgtcgttcaTTTCGAGAGCTTGGCTTTGGCTTAGTCGCCTCTTCCtctatccgctgcctgctgttgttgtatagtcgatactgtagcgatatGCCCAGTGATCGCTGTAAGTGTAGTCATCgcctaccctccagttcgaactattttttaggccaggactacagagAGTAACGTCgacaacacagcgcaacatttttttgtctctagagcaaacttatgtgtctctgacagattttgggctgctgaatccgaatccgggctcagatttgctccagcacgtcacaattttgagctatacctcaatttatagggcaaaatatgcgattttgggctttttcgacagcaagccattaagcatggaaatatatttttcaggcaatcaaaggataaattgatcaattaacatctaaatttatgactcatgcaaaatatttcgttttacctaatcaaattcgatagatttaagcattttacaaggcattttatgtcagtatgtaaacttgcatgcaatttttggagggtgacttgtatgggaaatatcgtagctAACATAAATTGTTCGGATAGGCGAAGGGTCTTCCAGCAGCAGTTTGTATGTGCAGCTCAAAGCTAAAAAAGGGATTTTATTAGAGTTCATTTCGAGAAAGTCATGTTATAGCAATACATTTGATCTTGCCTATATCGATAGCAAACCCCTTTGGATCGATGTAACAGAAATCACGTATAGTCGTTGCCTGAGAGTAACATTGATTAACAAAGCGTAAAAGTTCAAATTCATCCTTTAAGCATACCTAGTCACAGCGAATATCTCTATGCACACGATATAATTGCAACCCTCAATACAAGCCACCGGAACGCTATATTCTATATGAGAAACCGGCATTAAGAAGTGTATACAAATCCCTGTGAGGAATAAACGGTTTCTTTACCTACTCCTAACGTTTATAAATTTCAAGTTAACGACTTAAGCAGAACCAAATTCAACGTAAATCAGCACAAAATAACTCGCACCAAACTAATCATATAATCGAATTCTTCATCAAATTAGCATCACACTGCATCTTCTCTAGCATACGAAAAAGTGCCACACGTTTCTGCCTTTTGCTATTGTGCTATAGCAGCTCATTGTGTCAACCGTAGCTATTCATTCGTTGAGTGGGATTCTAGAGGCGGTGATGCTGAACGTcgtccgtgctgccagaacaTCCCCCGCCCCGTGGATCGAGGGGAGGGTCTCCCGTAGATTCACCCAGCTCCATTACCGCCAACTTTACCACAGGTCGCTTCAACTTACCGGACGACGTGCGAACGATCGCCTGCCGTATTCTGCCGTCCTTACCGGGAATGACTTCATCCACGACGCctcgaacccatgaccttcttttGCCTTCTACCACGTATACAACGTCGCCGACCTTCAAGGACTTCACTTCGTCCAGCCACTTCGTCCTTCTATTGATTGTAGGGAAGTACTCCTTCGACCATCGCTCCCATGCAATGTCCGCTAACTGCTGAGAGCGAAGGAAACTGCTTCGGAGAGTCTGCTCCAGATTCACGGGTGGTTCCATTGGTTCATGAGCACCCGACGAACATCCAAAGATAAAATGATTCGGCGTTAGGGCTTCGGGATTATCTAAGTCTTGCGGCATGTACATGAGGGGCCGTGAGTTGATCAATCCCTCTACTTCAACTAACGTAGTCCACAAGATTTCGTCGGTCAGTCTCCGACCATCATTCAACGTAGCCATGGCCTCTTTGACGCTCCGCACCATGCGTTCCCACACTCCGCCCATGTGTGGCGCGGAAGGGGGATTGAAAGTCCATTTCGTTCGTGCATCGGTAAAGGTACCGGCGCACTCCAGATCGATCTGCTTTATCTGTTGCTGCAGCTCGCGATTAGCCCCGACAAAGTTGGTGCCATTGTCGGAGAATATTTGTACCGGTGATCCACGTCTACGTGAGAATCTTCGAATTGCCATGATGCAGGATTCGCTTGAAAGATCGTAAGAGACTTCCAGGTGAACCGCTCGTACCACTAGACACGTGAATACTACCACATATCTTTTCTCTTTGCGCCGGCCGACGGTTACCTCCAGCGGCCCCATGTAGTCAATACCGACGTAGCTGAAAGGTCGGACATTCGGCGTCAATCGTTGCTCGGGAAGAGGAGCCATACGAGGAGGAAAGGGCTTGCACTTGCTCACTTTACAGAACTGGCAACTGCGAGCAATGTTCTCTACGGCCGATCGTAGATGCGAAATTTGAAATCGTTGACGGACTTCGTTTACGACGGTTTCTTTGTTCGCATGTCCGTAACGACGATGGTAGTGGTCCAAGAGGCGTTGAGTAATCTCACTCTCTTTTGGGAGAATGATCGGAAATCTTGCGTCGAAACCAGCATAAGTGGCATCGGCAGTTCTCCCTTCCATCCGAATGATGCCGTATTCGTCAGCGAAGGGTGAAAATTTGTAGAGTGAACTGCTTTTCTCTAGAGCTATCCATTTCCCTATCGGTTGATCACGGTTCTTCAGCAGAGTTCGAACTTCGTCCGGATAATATTCACCCTGCGTCATTCTCCAGAGAAACTGCTCCGCTCGTAGAAACTCCTCTTGCGACAGTGGCACCTTGCGGGCGGCCACTTCGGATCTCAGCAGTTTCGCTTGATTTTTGGTAGCTTGGAAGGTTTCTATTGGGCGTCCAGATACGCGCAATCGGCAGTTACTGATAAAACGGTAAACGCATGCCACGGTCCGTAGCAGTACACTCCACTTCGAAAATCTACCAGCGTCTATCATTCCCACCGGAAGCATGATGTGAGTGAGTAGGTAGGCCGATCGTAGTTCTTCAGTAGTATTCGGCTTCTCTCGCTGCTGTGGCCAACTGTCTTCGGAGAGATACAAAAACGATGGACCCTGGAACCACCTCCCGTTGGAATCAGGCTCCGAGTCGCGTACCCACTTTGTCAAACAATCGGCTACATTCTGCTTAGACGGTACCCATCGCCAGCACTCGGCTTGGGTCAGAGACAGAAGTTCTCCGATACGGTGGGCGACGAATTGTTTGTAGCGCCTGTGGTCGGAACGAATCCACGCGAGAACCGTGGAAGAATCCGTCCAAAGGTACACCTCACGAGGTTGAAGGGTATGGTTCGTCAAAACAGCGGTCAACATTCTAGCTCCGAGCACGGCCGCTTCCAATTCCAATCGTGGAATAGAGAGATGTTTCAGGGGGGCGACTTTACTTTTCGCCATAACCAACGAGCACTGCACGCGTTCCAGGTGATCCGTAATCCGGAAGTACACCGCACAGCCATATCCAGCCTCACTGGCATCGGTGAACACGTGGCACTGCAACGTTCGACGGCACAGAGGATCTGCTTCACCAAAATAGCAACGTGGAATACTGAGCGCACTGATACCCGGTAGTAACTCCACCCAGCGTGTCCACTTCTCGAATTCTTCGTCTCTCATCTCTTCGTCCCACTGCACTCCACTTCTCCATAGATCCTGAATGAGGGTGCGTCCATGTATGAGGTACGGTGCCAGGAGACCAAGAGGATCAAACAGACTCATTATGATCCTCAGAGCGGTTCGCTTTGTCGGCCGCTTTCCTCCGGACACGTACTGAAGAAGTTGTTCGCCAAGCTCGGTTGAAAACGTTAGAGAGTCCGACTCTGGGTGCCACAGCATTCCAAGAACTCGTTCCCATTTTGCCTCGGTCGTTGATTGTAGCAGACGTGGCTCTGGATCGTTGCGTTCGCCGAGCTTCTCCAACACTTCCTCACTGTTGCTCACCCAGTTCCTCATTTCGAACCCGCCACGGGCGTGGATGGTCCTAACTTGAACAGCCAACTCCGCTGCTTCTTCTGGGGTGTCAGCACTGTCGTAGTAGTCGTCCATATACGTCTTGTCCTTGATTGCCGCTGCAGCTACCGGGAACTCGTCCGCCCACTTGTCAGCGTTGACTCGTAGGACGTGCTGCGCGACGCATGGCGAGCATGTGGCGCCAAACATCGCTACGTCCGCGATGTAGACTTCAGGAGGATGTTGTGAATCAAATCGGAAGAGGAAACACTGAAAGTATCTGTCCGGCGTCCTCATTCGAAGCTGCAGAAACATTTCGCGGATATCGCCTCCGAATGCAACGCGTTTCTCACGGAATTTGCAGATCACTGAAGGGAGCGACACTAGCAGGTCGGGACCTTTCAATAGTTGTGAGTTGAGGGACACTCCGTTCACTTGCGCTTTCCCGTCCCACACGAGTcgtttcttctgcttcttcggaTGTATAACCAAGCCAAGAGGCAGATACCACACTTGCCTTCGGTTGATCTCCATCAAGTCCTCTTCTGTAGCCTTGTGGACGTAGCCTTTCTGCACGTAGTCCACGATTTGCTTGTTTACATTTTCGCGGAGACTTGGGTCCTTCGCCAGTTGGGCCTCGAAGCTCCGCAATCGTTTCATCGCCATGGGAAGGCTATCGGGTAGGTCGATTTCGTCGGCTTTccaaagaagagcggtttcgtatTTTCCATCAACGAACTTTGTAGTATTTTCCAATATTTCGCGGGCGCGTTTCTCATCAGCGGACTCGAGCGGAGAAGTAATCTCAACCAACGAATCCTCCAGGATGAACTGCTGGCGAACTAGGTCGTTCAACTCCCTATCAGCATCGCAATTGCACTCGTGGAGATTCACAAACCCGGTTTTCGAAAGCGCACTTCCATCTGGGCCATAGACTGACCATCCTAGCAACGATTTAACCGCGAT contains:
- the LOC109411875 gene encoding uncharacterized protein LOC109411875: MPPQDDARECGACDEPNSADVGMVACDGCSVWYHYTCAKVSPGVQQRSWRCSKCLPEPPSEVTGAKKKGGKKQTANLTVLGATSSEIPKSSTANQKKTSEKSKNSDKSKTLFVPDLAASGNATPKKHPEVPAFDKSSHGEMRSSKSSTSTARARAQLALQRLEDERLLEEQKLREERARLEEERIRLEKERQLKEQEHAIKAKELAMQEKYLRDKFELEEQIADDESSKSSIFSRKDRTKAWLKSQHGMSHRDDKSATQFSEWPNAANDLAEPDRFRPLADEIADRQQLEPRFIPEAIPDHQIRANSARVRNIPSEPVGNHFGSAARSNASLAPSLRRIERAAIGSNPGSHGAGPNSDQVAARQIWPKKLPTFSGDPEEWPIFVHSFETANIACGFTDVENIIRLRECLRGPARDAVVTKLMFPQSVNAIMETLRRLYGRPELLVKNLLSKVRRAEAPKPERLESLINFGLTVQQLCDHLEAANLSGHLSNPTLLGELVEKLPASNKLEWARFKRGYAEPTLKHFGVFMEELVYDASEVTSPIQQKAAVGRAERDKPKEKGHVYAHEDVAEVQRRDEERQPCPICGKTDHRVRNCERFQQLGSEARLKAVHHWKLCEVCLFDHGQWRCRSRIRCNVGNCRDRHHPLLHRSDRGSTQEQRQRQFRASECNAHERSQKSVLFRIIPVMLFNGNRRCETFAFLDEGSSLTLIEASLARQLGAVGVPEPLELRWTSSVKRNEESSRRVDFEISGKGLPRRYVLKNAHTVEELNLPSQSLAFNEVSERFPHLRNLPVSAYSEAVPRILLGLENLSLFAPLDSCVGRPGEPIAVKSLLGWSVYGPDGSALSKTGFVNLHECNCDADRELNDLVRQQFILEDSLVEITSPLESADEKRAREILENTTKFVDGKYETALLWKADEIDLPDSLPMAMKRLRSFEAQLAKDPSLRENVNKQIVDYVQKGYVHKATEEDLMEINRRQVWYLPLGLVIHPKKQKKRLVWDGKAQVNGVSLNSQLLKGPDLLVSLPSVICKFREKRVAFGGDIREMFLQLRMRTPDRYFQCFLFRFDSQHPPEVYIADVAMFGATCSPCVAQHVLRVNADKWADEFPVAAAAIKDKTYMDDYYDSADTPEEAAELAVQVRTIHARGGFEMRNWVSNSEEVLEKLGERNDPEPRLLQSTTEAKWERVLGMLWHPESDSLTFSTELGEQLLQYVSGGKRPTKRTALRIIMSLFDPLGLLAPYLIHGRTLIQDLWRSGVQWDEEMRDEEFEKWTRWVELLPGISALSIPRCYFGEADPLCRRTLQCHVFTDASEAGYGCAVYFRITDHLERVQCSLVMAKSKVAPLKHLSIPRLELEAAVLGARMLTAVLTNHTLQPREVYLWTDSSTVLAWIRSDHRRYKQFVAHRIGELLSLTQAECWRWVPSKQNVADCLTKWVRDSEPDSNGRWFQGPSFLYLSEDSWPQQREKPNTTEELRSAYLLTHIMLPVGMIDAGRFSKWSVLLRTVACVYRFISNCRLRVSGRPIETFQATKNQAKLLRSEVAARKVPLSQEEFLRAEQFLWRMTQGEYYPDEVRTLLKNRDQPIGKWIALEKSSSLYKFSPFADEYGIIRMEGRTADATYAGFDARFPIILPKESEITQRLLDHYHRRYGHANKETVVNEVRQRFQISHLRSAVENIARSCQFCKVSKCKPFPPRMAPLPEQRLTPNVRPFSYVGIDYMGPLEVTVGRRKEKRYVVVFTCLVVRAVHLEVSYDLSSESCIMAIRRFSRRRGSPVQIFSDNGTNFVGANRELQQQIKQIDLECAGTFTDARTKWTFNPPSAPHMGGVWERMVRSVKEAMATLNDGRRLTDEILWTTLVEVEGLINSRPLMYMPQDLDNPEALTPNHFIFGCSSGAHEPMEPPVNLEQTLRSSFLRSQQLADIAWERWSKEYFPTINRRTKWLDEVKSLKVGDVVYVVEGKRRSWVRGVVDEVIPGKDGRIRQAIVRTSSGKLKRPVVKLAVMELGESTGDPPLDPRGGGCSGSTDDVQHHRL